A genomic segment from Glycine max cultivar Williams 82 chromosome 1, Glycine_max_v4.0, whole genome shotgun sequence encodes:
- the LOC100811905 gene encoding VAN3-binding protein, translated as MEGGFFTPWKNEPWQELASEDVKESEQLISLPPLAEPPTPREPMEFLSRSWSLSASEISKALSEKQKQTFLDNKAPDTLPEPISAPQLAGGKMIVSGNCRRMGAIGKWLHQKQYGITNVSVKKKDRARVENARVHSALSIAGLASAVAAVAATEDPRGGSRSKLDVALASATQLLASYCVEIAEIVGADRQRVASTVRSAVDIQTPGDLMTLTAAAATGDAALTARMPKEAKKNASISPYDKVIAETQWLRAFDGQMLERYPPCLGDLLQLTEKGALRWRHVHVYIKKCQVKVKIKSKHVGGAFSKKNKCVVYGVCDKDNAWPYRKEREASEELYFGLKTAQGLLEFKCQNKLHKQKWVDGIEFLLRRVNSVEATEHSLEFLSISTST; from the exons ATGGAAGGTGGTTTTTTTACACCTTGGAAGAATGAGCCTTGGCAGGAGTTAGCTTCAGAGGACGTGAAGGAAAGTGAGCAATTGATATCGTTGCCACCCTTGGCTGAGCCACCGACACCCCGTGAACCTATGGAGTTCTTATCTAGGTCATGGAGTCTCTCTGCCTCCGAAATCTCAAAGGCTCTCTCAGAGAAACAAAAGCAAACTTTCCTCGATAACAAGGCCCCAGACACATTGCCCGAACCTATTTCCGCTCCTCAATTAGCA GGAGGGAAGATGATAGTATCTGGAAATTGTCGAAGGATGGGTGCGATTGGGAAATGGTTACATCAGAAGCAGTACGGCATTACGAACGTTTCCGTTAAGAAGAAAGACCGGGCGCGCGTGGAAAACGCGCGTGTGCATTCTGCGCTATCCATTGCGGGGCTGGCCTCTGCGGTGGCCGCTGTGGCGGCAACAGAGGACCCTCGCGGTGGCTCTCGTTCTAAATTGGACGTTGCTCTCGCTTCGGCCACGCAACTCTTGGCTTCTTATTGCGTTGAAATAGCGGAGATAGTTGGCGCGGATCGCCAGCGCGTGGCTTCCACAGTTAGGTCTGCGGTTGATATTCAAACGCCAGGAGATCTAATGACTCTCACTGCTGCAGCTGCAACAG GAGATGCAGCTCTGACAGCGAGAATGCCAAAAGAAGCAAAGAAAAATGCGTCAATAAGTCCGTATGATAAAGTGATAGCGGAAACGCAATGGCTTCGTGCGTTTGACGGTCAGATGTTGGAACGTTATCCTCCGTGCCTGGGGGATTTGTTGCAGCTCACAGAAAAAG GTGCTTTACGATGGAGACATGTCCATGTTTATATCAAGAAATGTCAG gttAAAGTTAAGATCAAAAGCAAGCACGTTGGAGGAGCCTTCTCCAAAAAGAACAAAT GTGTGGTGTATGGAGTCTGTGATAAAGATAATGCATGGCCATATAGAAAAGAAAGGGAAGCATCAGAAGAGCTTTATTTTGGCCTGAAAACTGCACAAGGTCTTCTAGAATTTAAGTGCCAGAACAAACTCCACAAGCAAAAATGGGTTGATGGAATAGAATTTTTACTTCGTAGGGTCAACTCTGTCGAAGCAACAGAGCATTCTCTAGAATTTTTAAGTATTAGTACCAGTACATGA
- the LOC100791905 gene encoding formyltetrahydrofolate deformylase 1, mitochondrial isoform X2, which yields MKMGIVQRLCSSWSNVFRLGNRNSYSSFNKSVDPTNPSCSSSSFLTHGIHVFQCPDAVGIVANLSDCIASRGGNILSADVFVPQNKRVFYSRNVFVFDPVMWPRMQMEEDFLRISKTFNAMRSVIRVPALDPKYKIAILVAKQDHCLIDLLHGWQDGRLSVDITCVISNHYRSPENEVIRFLDMHGVPYHYLRTTAENKREEEILELVQNTDFLVLARSMRILSSFFLRSYGKDIINIHHGLLPSFSGSNPSKQAVDAGVKLIGATSHFVTEGLDAGPIIEQMVERVSHRDNLQSYVQKSENLEKQCLTSAIRSYCELRVLPYEKKNTVVF from the exons ATGAAAATGGGCATCGTCCAAAGACTGTGTTCTAGTTGGAGTAACGTTTTCAGATTGGGCAACAGGAACAGTTACAGTTCTTTTAATAAATCTGTTGATCCCACAAACCCATCATGTTCCAGTTCTTCCTTCCTCACGCATGGAATCCACGTGTTTCAATGCCCC GATGCGGTTGGAATTGTAGCCAATCTATCGGATTGCATTGCTTCTCGGGGTGGCAACATTCTCTCTGCTGATGTTTTTGTACCTCAAAATAAACGAGTCTTCTACTCCAGAAA tgtttttgtttttgatccTGTCATGTGGCCTCGAATGCAAATGGAGGAGGATTTCCTAAGGATCTCTAAAACATTCAATGCCATGAGATCTGTTATAAGGGTGCCAGCTCTGGATCCTAAATATAAGATTGCTATTCTCGTAGCAAAGCAG GACCACTGTCTGATTGATTTGTTACATGGATGGCAGGATGGAAGACTCTCAGTGGATATCACTTGTGTAATTAG TAACCATTATCGAAGTCCAGAAAATGAGGTGATTCGTTTTCTTGACATGCACGGTGTTCCTTATCATTATTTGAGAACAACAGCAGAGAATAAAAGAGAAGAGGAGATCTTGGAGCTGGTTCAAAATACTGATTTTTTAGTACTTGCGAGGTCTATGCGG ATACTATCCAGCTTCTTTTTAAGGAGTTATGGGAAGGATATAATTAACATCCACCATGGCCTGTTACCATCATTTAGCGGTAGCAATCCATCTAAACAG GCCGTTGATGCAGGTGTGAAATTAATTGGTGCAACAAGTCACTTTGTGACTGAGGGACTTGATGCTGGACCTATTATTGAACAAATG GTTGAAAGAGTTTCCCATAGAGATAACTTGCAGAGCTATGTGCAGAAATCAGAGAACCTTGAGAAACAATGCCTCACAAGCGCTATCAGGTCTTATTGTGAGCTTCGAGTGTTGCCATATGAAAAAAAGAATACTGTCGTATTTTGA
- the LOC100791905 gene encoding formyltetrahydrofolate deformylase 2, mitochondrial isoform X5 — protein sequence MFQFFLPHAWNPRVSMPPNLSDCIASRGGNILSADVFVPQNKRVFYSRNVFVFDPVMWPRMQMEEDFLRISKTFNAMRSVIRVPALDPKYKIAILVAKQDGRLSVDITCVISNHYRSPENEVIRFLDMHGVPYHYLRTTAENKREEEILELVQNTDFLVLARSMRILSSFFLRSYGKDIINIHHGLLPSFSGSNPSKQAVDAGVKLIGATSHFVTEGLDAGPIIEQMVERVSHRDNLQSYVQKSENLEKQCLTSAIRSYCELRVLPYEKKNTVVF from the exons ATGTTCCAGTTCTTCCTTCCTCACGCATGGAATCCACGTGTTTCAATGCCCC CCAATCTATCGGATTGCATTGCTTCTCGGGGTGGCAACATTCTCTCTGCTGATGTTTTTGTACCTCAAAATAAACGAGTCTTCTACTCCAGAAA tgtttttgtttttgatccTGTCATGTGGCCTCGAATGCAAATGGAGGAGGATTTCCTAAGGATCTCTAAAACATTCAATGCCATGAGATCTGTTATAAGGGTGCCAGCTCTGGATCCTAAATATAAGATTGCTATTCTCGTAGCAAAGCAG GATGGAAGACTCTCAGTGGATATCACTTGTGTAATTAG TAACCATTATCGAAGTCCAGAAAATGAGGTGATTCGTTTTCTTGACATGCACGGTGTTCCTTATCATTATTTGAGAACAACAGCAGAGAATAAAAGAGAAGAGGAGATCTTGGAGCTGGTTCAAAATACTGATTTTTTAGTACTTGCGAGGTCTATGCGG ATACTATCCAGCTTCTTTTTAAGGAGTTATGGGAAGGATATAATTAACATCCACCATGGCCTGTTACCATCATTTAGCGGTAGCAATCCATCTAAACAG GCCGTTGATGCAGGTGTGAAATTAATTGGTGCAACAAGTCACTTTGTGACTGAGGGACTTGATGCTGGACCTATTATTGAACAAATG GTTGAAAGAGTTTCCCATAGAGATAACTTGCAGAGCTATGTGCAGAAATCAGAGAACCTTGAGAAACAATGCCTCACAAGCGCTATCAGGTCTTATTGTGAGCTTCGAGTGTTGCCATATGAAAAAAAGAATACTGTCGTATTTTGA
- the LOC100791905 gene encoding formyltetrahydrofolate deformylase 1, mitochondrial isoform X1, translating into MKMGIVQRLCSSWSNVFRLGNRNSYSSFNKSVDPTNPSCSSSSFLTHGIHVFQCPDAVGIVANLSDCIASRGGNILSADVFVPQNKRVFYSRNVFVFDPVMWPRMQMEEDFLRISKTFNAMRSVIRVPALDPKYKIAILVAKQDHCLIDLLHGWQDGRLSVDITCVIRWNFRNYVAKLIYVSLFYLIFNLFQYLVIIGLCDKFNSNHYRSPENEVIRFLDMHGVPYHYLRTTAENKREEEILELVQNTDFLVLARSMRILSSFFLRSYGKDIINIHHGLLPSFSGSNPSKQAVDAGVKLIGATSHFVTEGLDAGPIIEQMVERVSHRDNLQSYVQKSENLEKQCLTSAIRSYCELRVLPYEKKNTVVF; encoded by the exons ATGAAAATGGGCATCGTCCAAAGACTGTGTTCTAGTTGGAGTAACGTTTTCAGATTGGGCAACAGGAACAGTTACAGTTCTTTTAATAAATCTGTTGATCCCACAAACCCATCATGTTCCAGTTCTTCCTTCCTCACGCATGGAATCCACGTGTTTCAATGCCCC GATGCGGTTGGAATTGTAGCCAATCTATCGGATTGCATTGCTTCTCGGGGTGGCAACATTCTCTCTGCTGATGTTTTTGTACCTCAAAATAAACGAGTCTTCTACTCCAGAAA tgtttttgtttttgatccTGTCATGTGGCCTCGAATGCAAATGGAGGAGGATTTCCTAAGGATCTCTAAAACATTCAATGCCATGAGATCTGTTATAAGGGTGCCAGCTCTGGATCCTAAATATAAGATTGCTATTCTCGTAGCAAAGCAG GACCACTGTCTGATTGATTTGTTACATGGATGGCAGGATGGAAGACTCTCAGTGGATATCACTTGTGTAATTAGGTGGAATTTCAGAAACTATGTtgctaaattaatttatgtctctttattttatttgatttttaatctatttcaaTATTTAGTTATTATTGGCTTATGTGATAAATTTAACAGTAACCATTATCGAAGTCCAGAAAATGAGGTGATTCGTTTTCTTGACATGCACGGTGTTCCTTATCATTATTTGAGAACAACAGCAGAGAATAAAAGAGAAGAGGAGATCTTGGAGCTGGTTCAAAATACTGATTTTTTAGTACTTGCGAGGTCTATGCGG ATACTATCCAGCTTCTTTTTAAGGAGTTATGGGAAGGATATAATTAACATCCACCATGGCCTGTTACCATCATTTAGCGGTAGCAATCCATCTAAACAG GCCGTTGATGCAGGTGTGAAATTAATTGGTGCAACAAGTCACTTTGTGACTGAGGGACTTGATGCTGGACCTATTATTGAACAAATG GTTGAAAGAGTTTCCCATAGAGATAACTTGCAGAGCTATGTGCAGAAATCAGAGAACCTTGAGAAACAATGCCTCACAAGCGCTATCAGGTCTTATTGTGAGCTTCGAGTGTTGCCATATGAAAAAAAGAATACTGTCGTATTTTGA
- the LOC100791905 gene encoding formyltetrahydrofolate deformylase 2, mitochondrial isoform X3, with product MKMGIVQRLCSSWSNVFRLGNRNSYSSFNKSVDPTNPSCSSSSFLTHGIHVFQCPDAVGIVANLSDCIASRGGNILSADVFVPQNKRVFYSRNVFVFDPVMWPRMQMEEDFLRISKTFNAMRSVIRVPALDPKYKIAILVAKQDGRLSVDITCVISNHYRSPENEVIRFLDMHGVPYHYLRTTAENKREEEILELVQNTDFLVLARSMRILSSFFLRSYGKDIINIHHGLLPSFSGSNPSKQAVDAGVKLIGATSHFVTEGLDAGPIIEQMVERVSHRDNLQSYVQKSENLEKQCLTSAIRSYCELRVLPYEKKNTVVF from the exons ATGAAAATGGGCATCGTCCAAAGACTGTGTTCTAGTTGGAGTAACGTTTTCAGATTGGGCAACAGGAACAGTTACAGTTCTTTTAATAAATCTGTTGATCCCACAAACCCATCATGTTCCAGTTCTTCCTTCCTCACGCATGGAATCCACGTGTTTCAATGCCCC GATGCGGTTGGAATTGTAGCCAATCTATCGGATTGCATTGCTTCTCGGGGTGGCAACATTCTCTCTGCTGATGTTTTTGTACCTCAAAATAAACGAGTCTTCTACTCCAGAAA tgtttttgtttttgatccTGTCATGTGGCCTCGAATGCAAATGGAGGAGGATTTCCTAAGGATCTCTAAAACATTCAATGCCATGAGATCTGTTATAAGGGTGCCAGCTCTGGATCCTAAATATAAGATTGCTATTCTCGTAGCAAAGCAG GATGGAAGACTCTCAGTGGATATCACTTGTGTAATTAG TAACCATTATCGAAGTCCAGAAAATGAGGTGATTCGTTTTCTTGACATGCACGGTGTTCCTTATCATTATTTGAGAACAACAGCAGAGAATAAAAGAGAAGAGGAGATCTTGGAGCTGGTTCAAAATACTGATTTTTTAGTACTTGCGAGGTCTATGCGG ATACTATCCAGCTTCTTTTTAAGGAGTTATGGGAAGGATATAATTAACATCCACCATGGCCTGTTACCATCATTTAGCGGTAGCAATCCATCTAAACAG GCCGTTGATGCAGGTGTGAAATTAATTGGTGCAACAAGTCACTTTGTGACTGAGGGACTTGATGCTGGACCTATTATTGAACAAATG GTTGAAAGAGTTTCCCATAGAGATAACTTGCAGAGCTATGTGCAGAAATCAGAGAACCTTGAGAAACAATGCCTCACAAGCGCTATCAGGTCTTATTGTGAGCTTCGAGTGTTGCCATATGAAAAAAAGAATACTGTCGTATTTTGA
- the LOC100791905 gene encoding formyltetrahydrofolate deformylase 2, mitochondrial isoform X4: MFQFFLPHAWNPRVSMPPNLSDCIASRGGNILSADVFVPQNKRVFYSRNVFVFDPVMWPRMQMEEDFLRISKTFNAMRSVIRVPALDPKYKIAILVAKQDHCLIDLLHGWQDGRLSVDITCVISNHYRSPENEVIRFLDMHGVPYHYLRTTAENKREEEILELVQNTDFLVLARSMRILSSFFLRSYGKDIINIHHGLLPSFSGSNPSKQAVDAGVKLIGATSHFVTEGLDAGPIIEQMVERVSHRDNLQSYVQKSENLEKQCLTSAIRSYCELRVLPYEKKNTVVF, encoded by the exons ATGTTCCAGTTCTTCCTTCCTCACGCATGGAATCCACGTGTTTCAATGCCCC CCAATCTATCGGATTGCATTGCTTCTCGGGGTGGCAACATTCTCTCTGCTGATGTTTTTGTACCTCAAAATAAACGAGTCTTCTACTCCAGAAA tgtttttgtttttgatccTGTCATGTGGCCTCGAATGCAAATGGAGGAGGATTTCCTAAGGATCTCTAAAACATTCAATGCCATGAGATCTGTTATAAGGGTGCCAGCTCTGGATCCTAAATATAAGATTGCTATTCTCGTAGCAAAGCAG GACCACTGTCTGATTGATTTGTTACATGGATGGCAGGATGGAAGACTCTCAGTGGATATCACTTGTGTAATTAG TAACCATTATCGAAGTCCAGAAAATGAGGTGATTCGTTTTCTTGACATGCACGGTGTTCCTTATCATTATTTGAGAACAACAGCAGAGAATAAAAGAGAAGAGGAGATCTTGGAGCTGGTTCAAAATACTGATTTTTTAGTACTTGCGAGGTCTATGCGG ATACTATCCAGCTTCTTTTTAAGGAGTTATGGGAAGGATATAATTAACATCCACCATGGCCTGTTACCATCATTTAGCGGTAGCAATCCATCTAAACAG GCCGTTGATGCAGGTGTGAAATTAATTGGTGCAACAAGTCACTTTGTGACTGAGGGACTTGATGCTGGACCTATTATTGAACAAATG GTTGAAAGAGTTTCCCATAGAGATAACTTGCAGAGCTATGTGCAGAAATCAGAGAACCTTGAGAAACAATGCCTCACAAGCGCTATCAGGTCTTATTGTGAGCTTCGAGTGTTGCCATATGAAAAAAAGAATACTGTCGTATTTTGA
- the LOC100812453 gene encoding leucine--tRNA ligase, cytoplasmic codes for MLLCRTQSRLRFQTSAPDSFRHLSDMASEGGNKSFARRDRLREIESNVQKWWEEKDVFRAEPGEKPPSPGEKFFGNFPFPYMNGYLHLGHAFSLSKLEFSAAFHRLRGANVLLPFAFHCTGMPIKASADKLTREIQRFGDPPVFPSSEIEEEPQQQQQEQDEPSSGDGAPPDKFKSKKSKAASKSTGQAYQWEIMRSVGISDAEISKFQDPYKWLSYFPPLAVEDLKAFGLGCDWRRSFITTDINPYFDSFVRWQMRKLKSMGKVVKDVRYTIFSPLDGQPCADHDRASGEGVQPQEYTIIKMELIAPFPEKFKVLEGKKVFLAAATLRPETMYGQTNAWVLPDGKYGAFEINDSEVFVLAHRAALNLAYQNRSRVPEKPSCLLELTGRDLIGLPLKSPLSFNEVIYALPMLSILMDKGTGVVTSVPSDAPDDYMALHDLKAKPALREKFGVKDEWVLPFEIVPIIEVPQFGNKCAETVCLQMKIKSQNDKEKLVEAKKQTYLKGFTEGTMIVGEFTGRKVQEAKPLIRNKLLETGQAIIYSEPEKRVMSRSGDECVVALTDQWYITYGESEWKKLAEECLSNMSLYSDETRHGFEHTLSWLNQWACSRSFGLGTRIPWDEQFLVESLSDSTIYMAYYTVSHHLQNGDMYGSSESAIKPQQLTDDVWDYIFCGGPYPKSTDISSSLLERMKREFEYWYPFDLRVSGKDLIQNHLTFCIYNHTAIMAKHHWPRGFRCNGHIMLNSEKMSKSTGNFRTLRQAIEEFSADATRFSLADAGDGVDDANFVFETANAAILRLTKEIAWYEDNLAAESSMRTGPPSTYADRVFANEINIAVKTTEQNYSNYMFREALKTGFYDLQAARDEYRFSCGVGGYNRDLVWRFMDVQTRLIAPICPHYAEFIWRELLKKDGFVVNAGWPTADAPDLTLKSANKYLQDSIVLMRKLLQKQLSGSKKGNKKGPPAASVTENKVTGLIYVNEQFDGLEADCLSILQNKFNRDTRTFAPDSEILQALQQSSVGQSSNYKQIQKRCMPFLRFKKEEAIALGPQALDLRLPFGEIEVLKENLDLIKRQIGLEDVEILSAADVDSLARAGPLASLLNQNPPSPGKPTAIFLTQ; via the exons ATGTTGCTTTGTCGCACGCAGTCTCGCCTCCGTTTTCAAACTTCAGCACCAGACag CTTCCGCCACCTCTCAGACATGGCGAGCGAGGGTGGCAACAAGAGCTTCGCGCGTCGTGACCGGCTGCGCGAGATCGAATCGAATGTACAGAAATGGTGGGAAGAGAAAGATGTCTTCAGAGCCGAACCGGGCGAGAAGCCCCCTTCGCCCGGCGAGAAATTCTTCGGCAACTTCCCCTTCCCTTACATGAACGGCTACCTCCACCTCGGCCACGCCTTCTCCCTCTCCAAACTCGAGTTCTCCGCCGCCTTTCACCGCCTCCGCGGCGCCAACGTCCTCCTCCCCTTTGCCTTCCACTGCACCGGCATGCCCATCAAGGCCTCCGCCGACAAACTCACCCGCGAGATCCAGCGATTCGGCGACCCGCCCGTCTTCCCATCCTCCGAAATCGAAGAAGagccacaacaacaacagcaagaACAAGATGAACCTTCTTCTGGCGATGGTGCTCCTCCTGATAAATTCAAAAGTAAAAAGTCAAAGGCTGCTTCGAAGTCAACGGGGCAGGCTTACCAGTGGGAGATTATGCGTAGTGTAGGGATTTCCGATGCTGAGATTTCGAAATTTCAGGATCCTTATAAGTGGCTTTCGTATTTTCCACCTCTGGCTGTTGAGGACCTTAAGGCTTTTGGATTAGGTTGTGATTGGAGAAGGTCTTTTATTACAACTGATATTAACCCTTATTTTGATTCGTTTGTGAGGTGGCAGATGAGGAAGTTGAAGTCCATGGGGAAGGTTGTGAAGGATGTGAGGTATACTATTTTTTCTCCATTGGATGGTCAACCTTGTGCTGATCATGATAGGGCTAGTGGTGAGGGAGTTCAGCCTCAAGAGTACACTATTATTAAGATGGAGTTGATTGCTCCTTTTCCTGAAAAATTTAAGGTGTTGGAGGGAAAGAAGGTGTTTCTTGCTGCTGCAACTTTGAGACCTGAGACAATGTATGGTCAAACCAATGCTTGGGTGTTGCCGGATGGGAAGTATGGGGCTTTTGAAATCAATGACAGTGAGGTGTTTGTTCTTGCTCACCGAGCTGCGCTTAATCTTGCCTACCAGAACCGCTCGCGGGTTCCGGAGAAACCATCTTGCTTGCTTGAGCTCACTGGCCGTGACTTGATTGGACTTCCATTGAAGTCTCCACTTTCCTTCAATGAGGTCATTTATGCGCTTCCCATGTTGTCTATTTTGATGGATAAGGGTACTGGGGTTGTCACCAGTGTGCCCAGTGATGCTCCCGATGACTACATGGCTTTGCATGATTTGAAGGCAAAACCCGCGCTCAGGGAGAAGTTTGGGGTTAAGGATGAGTGGGTGTTGCCGTTTGAGATTGTGCCCATCATTGAGGTTCCGCAGTTTGGGAATAAATGTGCCGAGACGGTTTGCTTGCAGatgaaaatcaaaagccaaaatgaTAAGGAAAAACTTGTAGAAGCCAAGAAGCAAACGTACTTGAAGGGTTTCACTGAAGGGACGATGATTGTTGGGGAATTTACTGGGAGAAAAGTTCAGGAAGCTAAGCCCTTGATTAGAAACAAGCTTTTAGAAACAG GCCAGGCTATTATCTACAGTGAACCAGAGAAACGGGTGATGTCAAGATCTGGCGATGAGTGTGTTGTAGCTCTCACAGATCAGTGGTACATTACATATGGAGAATCAGAATGGAAGAAGCTAGCTGAGGAGTGCCTTTCTAATATGAGCCTGTATTCTGATGAGACACGACATGGATTTGAGCACACTTTAAGCTGGTTGAACCAGTGGGCTTGCTCACGATCGTTTGGTCTTGGGACTCGCATACCATGGGATGAACAGTTCCTAGTTGAGTCTTTATCAGATTCCACCATTTACATGGCTTATTACACTGTTTCACACCATTTGCAGAATGGTGACATGTATGGATCCAGCGAGTCTGCCATCAAACCTCAACAACTGACTGATGATGTCTGGGATTATATTTTCTGTGGTGGACCATATCCCAAGTCAACTGATATATCATCATCCCTTTTAGAAAGAATGAAGCGTGAGTTTGAATATTGGTATCCATTTGATCTTCGAGTCTCTGGTAAGGATCTCATCCAGAATCATCTTACCTTCTGCATTTACAACCATACTGCAATTATGGCCAAGCATCACTGGCCTCGTGGGTTTAGATGCAATGGACACATTATGCTCAATTCTGAGAAAATGTCCAAGTCCACTGGAAATTTCAGGACACTGCGTCAGGCAATTGAGGAGTTTTCTGCCGATGCTACTCGATTCTCTTTGGCCGATGCTGGTGATGGTGTTGATGatgcaaattttgtgtttgagaCTGCAAATGCTGCAATTCTCCGGCTCACCAAAGAGATTGCATGGTATGAAGATAATCTGGCAGCAGAATCTTCCATGAGAACTGGTCCCCCGTCTACTTATGCTGATCGTGTGTTTGCCAATGAGATTAATATTGCTGTCAAGACAACTGAGCAAAATTACTCCAACTACATGTTTCGAGAAGCTCTCAAGACTGGGTTTTATGATCTTCAGGCTGCTAGGGATGAGTATAGATTCTCATGTGGGGTTGGGGGTTACAATCGTGACTTGGTGTGGCGTTTTATGGATGTGCAGACTCGTCTTATAGCACCCATCTGTCCACATTATGCAGAATTTATTTGGAGAGAGCTTTTGAAGAAGGATGGTTTTGTGGTGAATGCGGGCTGGCCAACAGCTGATGCTCCTGATCTCACACTGAAGAGTGCCAATAAATATTTGCAGGACTCAATTGTTTTGATGAGGAAGTTGCTTCAGAAGCAACTTTCGGGCTCAAAGAAAGGTAATAAGAAAGGTCCTCCAGCTGCATCAGTGACAGAAAACAAGGTGACAGGCTTGATATATGTAAATGAACAGTTTGATGGTTTGGAAGCCGATTGCCTGAGTATCCTTCAGAACAAATTTAACAGAGATACGCGAACTTTTGCTCCAGACTCAGAGATATTGCAGGCTTTACAACAGAGTTCTGTAGGTCAATCTTCTAATTATAAACAAATCCAAAAGCGTTGTATGCCTTTCTTGAGGTTTAAGAAAGAGGAAGCAATTGCACTTGGGCCTCAAGCCCTGGATTTGAGATTGCCGTTTGGTGAAATTGAGGTTCTTAAGGAAAACTTGGACTTGATCAAGAGACAGATAGGTCTAGAAGATGTGGAAATTTTATCTGCAGCAGATGTTGATTCCTTGGCCAGAGCTGGACCACTAGCTTCTTTACTAAATCAAAATCCTCCATCTCCGGGAAAACCAACTGCTATCTTTTTAACTCAGTAG
- the LOC100527338 gene encoding probable aquaporin TIP-type RB7-5A, whose protein sequence is MVKIALGTLDDSFSAASLKAYFAEFHATLIFVFAGVGSAIAYNELTKDAALDPTGLVAVAVAHAFALFVGVSVAANISGGHLNPAVTFGLAIGGNITLITGFLYWIAQLLGSIVACLLLNLITAKSIPSHSPANGVNDLQAVVFEIVITFGLVYTVYATAVDPKKGSLGIIAPIAIGFVVGANILAAGPFSGGSMNPARSFGPAVVSGDLAANWIYWVGPLIGGGLAGLIYGDVFIGSYAPVPASETYP, encoded by the exons ATGGTGAAGATAGCTCTTGGTACTTTGGATGACTCTTTTAGCGCTGCCTCTCTTAAGGCTTATTTCGCAGAGTTCCACGCAACTCTGATTTTCGTGTTCGCTGGTGTTGGATCAGCCATCGCTTACA ACGAGCTTACAAAAGATGCAGCCTTGGATCCAACGGGGCTGGTGGCAGTAGCTGTGGCACATGCATTTGCACTGTTTGTAGGTGTCTCCGTCGCCGCCAACATCTCAGGTGGCCATTTGAACCCAGCTGTCACTTTTGGATTGGCCATTGGAGGCAACATCACTCTCATCACTGGTTTCTTATACTGGATTGCCCAATTGTTGGGTTCTATAGTCGCATGCCTCCTCCTCAATTTGATCACCGCTAAG AGCATTCCAAGCCACTCGCCGGCTAATGGTGTGAACGATTTGCAAGCTGTAGTGTTTGAGATTGTTATCACATTTGGGTTGGTTTACACTGTGTATGCAACTGCAGTAGACCCAAAGAAGGGGTCATTGGGTATCATTGCACCCATTGCTATTGGGTTCGTTGTGGGTGCCAACATCTTAGCAGCAGGCCCATTCAGCGGCGGTTCAATGAACCCAGCTCGCTCATTCGGCCCAGCTGTGGTCAGTGGAGACTTGGCTGCTAACTGGATCTACTGGGTTGGCCCATTGATTGGAGGAGGTTTGGCTGGCTTGATTTATGGAGACGTCTTCATTGGTTCCTATGCCCCTGTCCCAGCCTCTGAAACCTACCCTTGA